DNA from Neovison vison isolate M4711 chromosome 12, ASM_NN_V1, whole genome shotgun sequence:
ACCTGGGCTAATAGCATCCCCACGACAGCCCCTAGTGCCCCAGGGCCTGGGAACCGAAGCCCTGGAGGCTTCCCTGGCCCTTCCTGGAGTCAGGGAGAGCCACTTCCTGCTAGAGTCCCCTCtgaggcaggcacagagggagCCCCTTGCGTGCTTCTGTCTGTTCAGTCCCAGGCCTCCTGGGAATTAGACAGCCTGCCTCAGACCTTCCTTTTCATGTCTCCCAGAGGGCAGAGGGGCACATATGCAAATAAGAAGCCTTCGGATATGAAGTTGAATGTGTAAATCAGTTTCTCAGTCTTGGCCCCCGTGACACTCTAGTCCAGACCGTTCTTTGCCACAGGGCCTGTCCTGTGTGCTGGGGAATGTTCGCCAGCATCCTTGGTCTCTCCCCACAAGATGCCTGGAGGCCCCCTTTCCCCAGGTGTGATAATAAaaaaatgtctgcagacattgccACATTGTCCCCTAGGGGCAAAATCGTGCCCACTTAAGAACCACCAGTATCAATTAAACTACAGTAACAATCCCGTGTCCCCCACAGATCAGAAGATGGCCAAGCTCCTGCCCCCCAGCATGGGGCCGGCATACGCTGGCCTGTCCCCTCGGCCCCACATCATGCTTGGTAAGAAGGGCACCCACAGGTCTTGATCTGGTGATGTTTACCGAGCGTGCATCCAGACCCACCCCATTCCGGGCACTGGGAAAGACCCCAAAGCACCAGAAGCCCACAGGCCTTCTGGGGAGGTGGGGCCATAACACCCGAAGCTAGGGAAACCACAGCGTGGTGGGCAAGGTCGCGTCGCCCACCCAGCCCGTGAGGAACAGGGTGGCAGGCCAAGGGCTGATGCAGGGACGGGCCAAAGTCTAGCTGGAGAGAAGGAACCACACAGAATGTTGTGTCGAAGGGGGAGCAGATGAAGCACCCTGTGGGCTGGGGGCCAGCACCCACTGTGGACCTAGGGAGGGCTCAGGGGAGGCCACGGCCGAGCTGGGTGACGAAGGACAGGCAGGCCCTGGAATTCCAGGCAGGGGGACACTGCGGGCAAACACCTGGAGGCTGGGCGGCTAGGCCCGTGTTTAGGGAACCGTGTGCAGGAACAGCACTGCTTTGCAGATTTGCGGCCTCTGTGCCGGAGACGTGCTGGGGTGATGCAGCATACTGAGGGGTCACGGAGGCTTGGTAACAGTGGAAGGGGAAGTGGCAAAAGCAAGGCATTTATCACAGCTCATGGCCTCGCATGGCGAACCCCCACTAGCctggccccacaccccagggctcCAGCCCGCCAACTCCAGAGGCAGAGCTGTCAGGACCCTCCGTGCAGGAGGATCCCAGCGAGCATGAACCTTTGCCTGCTTCCTGGGAGCCGTGATTCATGGCTCCCCACGGCCTCCCCCGCGTAGGTGAGTCATGCACCTGCAACTCTCCCGCCACCGAAGCCACTGCCTGGGGCCCGTGCCCATGCCGGCCAGCCACCCAGCCTGTCCTCTCCCTGGCAGCCCCTTGTCGGCCCCCCAAAACCCCAAGGACCTCTGAGCAGCCGGAGCTCCTGGGCGGGAGGGAGCCCTGTCCCCACTCCTGACAGCTCCATCCGGTGGGGTAGCCCGTGTGATGCCTCCCAAGAGGTTTGAGGGGCTGGCGTGTACTAGTGCGGGCCGCCGTGAGGGCCGCCGTGACGTCAGGGCTGTGCTTCAGGTCTCTCCCTTCCCGTCACCCCCTTCCCAGCACAGCGTCAGCCCCAGCGGTGGCAGTGACTTCCTGGAGAGTGGCGGGCCACCGCCGAGTCTTCATGACACCGTCCAGCGTGACTCTCGACTGACAGTCCCCCGTGATCAGGGATCGTGAGCAGTGAGGGGAGAGgagcctctcccacccccacccccacagaggGCAGGCGGCCGGACGCCAAGATGCTGTCCTCCTTGCTGCCAGCGGCCAGCGTGGTCCCGTTCAGTTACGGGCCCCCTCGGCTCTGCCTCCCATGCCCCAGACGGCAGCTGGgggtgcagcagggagcctgggagccGCCGGCTGGCCGTCCCTGCACGCAGGGTCCTGTGTGGCAGGAGGGGGGTAGCCTCCAAGCGCTGGGCTCAGGGGTCTGTGGGGGGCAGTTTGGAATGAGCAGGAAGGGCAGCCGAGTCCGAGAGGAGCTGCCGGATGTCAGTGCCGCTCTGGGCTGTCTCAGGACGGGAAGAGCCTGGCCCAGGCCACTGGGCCTGCCACTGGCTGACGAGTCTGGCTCCCCTGGGGCTGTCACCCACAAGCTCtgagagtgggaagcaggtcAGTCCACCGTGAAGCTTAATTTCCTCCCTCTGGGTCCTTCCAGCTGCTCGGGGTGGACAGGACATCGAAGGGGCCATTCTCCCCATCCACGGGCTTGGTCCCACAGGTACGGCCACCGCGTGTGGCCCTGGGTGCTGCACCGTGTGCAGGACTTGAGGAGGCCAAAACGCAGCTCACCCGACTCTCAGAGCCACGTGTTCTCTTTGGGATGCCAGACCCGTGTCTCCCAGAGCCTGCAGGTGGCAGAGCCCAAGGCCCACCGAAGCCCACTGACGCTCCACCACCGTTCTTCAGGTTTCCAGACCTCCTCAGGCAGAGAGGGCCCGTCCACAGGCCTCTCGTCAGCCCCTGCCTGCTGACCTGCACAGCACCCCACACATTCCCTTGCCCCAGGCACACAGGGCCTTCCTTCTGCAGACCTCTCCTGGAGTTTGAGAAACCCCCGAGGCCCAGGAAATATGCCCTTGTGGGCCTGCAGCTTCCTCCCCCGTTTTTAGACCTCACCCCAGGTGCCCAGGAGATTGTAGACAGCCTGAGCCTCCATTCAGAGGCTGCACAGGGCTGACAAGGCTGCTGTGTCCCCCACTTCACCCCACCAGccttctccacagcctcacctAGGGGTGGTCGGGGGTTGCCCAATCCTGGTGGGGGATGGACCAAGCTCGGACAGGCAGGCCAGAGGCCTTTCCTGGGGTGGCACAGAACCCGGGGCACATAGGGGAGGAGGTATCAGAGACCTCCTTTTGGACTCTTGCCTTAAGGGCAGGCCTGCCACCATCATTCAGAGCCTGGAATGCTTCCCTCACCCCAGGGGGTGGGCAGTTGTGAGCCTGAGAGATCGTGGGCTCGGTAAAATGGCGTGGGTGAGGCGCGCAGTTGACTTAACTTGACTTACCTTGCCCGTGGATGAAATGTTCTTCGTGAAAAGAAataccctctcctccctctgtgttTAAGTCCTGTCCAtgcctggctctgtgctgggctctgggagaTAGTCAGGCAAGGCCTCTGGGCCCGTGGACTCACATCACCCCCCAACTGGCCCGacagcccctgccctgccagcTGTCTTCTGATCGCGTCCCCTCCTGCCGGCATCCCTTCCCCTACTTGGAGGAGCCCTGGAGTTTCAGGGATCCTTCAGAGACTGATTGTCTCCTGCAATCCAGGGATCCCAGTGACCATGGCCAGGCTGACGGGTGGTGcctgggggagaagggggggtcGCCAACTATTGTGCATGGGGCATGGGTCGCTGCTGGGCTGCCACAGAGGGCTCCCATTTGAAGCAGCAGCAGtgctcccctgcctcctcctctccccctccctttgtcccgTCTCTCCTGCCTGgagcccctccctgtcccctcctaGCCACATGGGCCTAAGACACATGTCTGACCTGTTGGCCAAGAACACCCCAGGATGGAACAGTGTCCCAGAGCCTCCTGCCTCGCAGAGACAGGAAAGTTCACAGCCGAAAGCAGAGCCAGGAAACCAGCCCACAGGCCAGGAAGCGTGCAGAGCAGCCCCGAGCCTGGACAAGGCCAGGCAGTGGTGGTGACCGGAATTTGAACCCACTGCAGGGCCATGAAGGGCCCAATACCTTTCCCCGGGCAGGTGCCTTTTGCAATTTCCTGAGCCTTGGCAGCTGCCCAGCCTCTTCTGCTCCCTCCACTTCCCTCTGCACTCTCCAGGCTTTGCACatgctctcccctctgcctggcacATGCTTCCTGCCTTCTTCACCTGGAAGCTCCTCCTTAGAGATGCCATTCAgatatcacctcctccaggaagcctttttGACTGCCTTCCTCCACCTAGGACCGCCCATCTTTTCTGGGGCTTGCCCCTTTGTAACATTTGTAACACAGCATTATAATCACTTACTTATCTGTGCCCCCCACCGCCGACCCATAACTTTGAGGGCTATGACTGTTTTACTTAGGATATCCAGCACGTAGTGGGTgtttaatgagcactggatgggtgggtggactAAGGAACTGAAAGTAGACCAGTGGGTGAAGGGGTGAGTGGGGAGCTCCATGCCAGCAGCTGGGAAAGGCAAGTCTATCCAGAGCTgttgggaagaggagggagatggTATGGGTGATGGGGTCCCTGGCGGGTCACCCCACCCCCCCCTCACTGCTTGGGGGAGACATTTGTCATAGGGAGAACCATCTGCCTACTGGGGCCTGACCCTTGTGGTGACCACCTTCACTCCTTTCTCCTAGTATTTCTGCCTGTTGCTGGTGATCTTCCTGGTTGAGCTGGTGGCGGGGGTCCTGGCCCACCTGTACTACCAGAGGGTGAGTGCAAGTGTCCTGCTATGTTCCCCAtcagcacccccccaccctggAGGCGACAGCATGGGGCAGGGTGAACAGGAATGGGGGTGCTAGGGCAGTGACACCCCAGGGGGATCTTGACTCCCGGTCCCCATCAGTCCTCGGCACATCAGGTCCTCCTTCTTGTCCCACTTCCGGCAATTCTCTGCCCCATCTGGGGATGCTGATGTGTTGAGCATGGGAATTAGAGAGTGGGGACACCCCTCGGGAGGTGGGGTGGCCCGTCTCCCCTCCAAAGCAGAGATAGAGGATGAAACCTGCTGTCAGGCATCCAAGGACCaaggctggggccagggctgcctgcCAGACTATGAAGACCACCCCAAGCCTCGCCTACCTGCGTCGGTCAAGGACAAAGTGGCCTTCAGGTGCCCTTCCACTGGGTGCTATGAGTCAGGGGTTCAAGATCAAGATCATGACCGGGGGGAGACAGATGACCACACCGGTTATTTTAAGCCAGTACCCGTATAACCGATGGCTTCCCACAGGGTAACAACTGTAAATAGTTTGAGTATCCCCTCATgatcaaatgaaaaaaagattttaaacttCCCCCTCCCCGGGGCCCAGGATCATTGCCCTTCCACTGGTTTTGAGttggcccctccccagcccagctctgcccaTCTCCTCTCTGGCCTTAGCATCAGGGCCCCAGCATATGCATCCTCTCTCCAGGAGCCCCGTGTCCCGTGCAATCTCCTATGGATGCTCCCGTTACATTGGGACCCCTCTGCCCTCACACCGCTCAGCATGCCCGGTGCTTGGGAATGAGCTGGCCAGGCTCGGGGGGGCCTGGGGGGCAAGACAGGCCTGAGTGATTCTGCTGATGCCGCCTTCCCTCTCCGCTCTCCAGCTCAGTGACGAACTAAAGCAGCACCTGGCCCGGACTCTGGCCGAGAACTACAGGCAGCCCGGAGCCGCGGACATCACAACGTCCGTCGACCGTCTCCAGCAGGACGTAAGCACCCGCCccgccagcttgaaggccgtgcgCACATGGGCCCAGATCCCcactctgtctcttcctgtctgTGACCCTGCGCCGGTTACTTACCTTCTCTGAGCTTTACTTGCCTCTAAGGTGCGGCCTCATAGGGCATGTTGGGCGTTCAGTACGATCACATCTGCAGAAGTCTGTACCGCCATGAAAAGTGTGTACTGAGCCCACACTCTGTCCTGATCCCTCCTGTGCCTGGCCCCTCACCGTAGCCCCCCGGCCCCACAGCCCCTCTTCACTGCTTCCTCCAAGCCCCACCTCTGCTGCCTTTCCCTGCTGGGCCCGTGTGGGCAGCCAGCTAGCTGTGCGAGGGGAAGgaccctcctcctgcccaggaatctgggctccttccactgCAGTACTGCCTGCTTCCTGGGAGCAGAGCCGAGGTCCCTCAGGTGGGATCTGTAACAGGCAGTCCGGCCGCTGTAAAAGCTTCCCAGTGGTGAGCTGCGGGGCAGAAAGGGGTTCTTTCCAAGAAGAGGCTCAGCAAATCTTTCCAGTGAGGCCCGGGGTCCTGCCAGGGATAGAGCAGGGCAGATGGAGCTCAGACCTTCTCTGGGCTGTAGGGTGGCCGCTAGCCGCGTGTGGCCGTgcacatttaaatttaatataaacgTCACCTCCTCAGTCACTAGCCACACTCCCGTGCCCAATAACCTTTATACATGGTTAGTGGCACCAAATTGGACAGCAcagtaaaagtaaaagtaaaaggcATTTCCATCATTGTAGAAAGTTCTTTGGGACAGTGTGGCTCCAGGATCCCGATGGTCTGGGGTCTGCAAACTTGAGGAAGCTCTACCTGCCCGCTCTggtcccccttctccctgccaacCCACCCCTAGCCTTAGCCTGCCACCTCTGTCACTACAgacccctccctgggcctgaGGCCTAGGTCTTTTTGCCAGGAATACCGGGGAAGTTGGCAGAGCAGAAGTTAGCGGGGCTCAGAGCGCTAGGGAATTTTAGTTTAGTGGGGGAGGCACCTGCCTCATGTCCCCAAGACTGGCTTAGCTCCCAGTAGGCTCTGCACAGAGGCATCTCTTGGGCTCTGCTCTAGTGGCTAGGGGCCCCCGTGGACACACAGgtacacccacacccacacccacgtGCTCAGCCCACGCACACCCTGCTGGGCAGCCCTGTCCGAAGCTCAGTCTGCACTTGTGGGGGCTCCCTCATGAGAAACTGAGCCTGAATCTGCCCTCACGGCCTTCTGCCCGGAGCCCCACACACATTAGGCACGGGCAGCCAGCACTAGGCTAGGAGGCCCCTCAGAGTGGAGGAAAGAGCTGGGGAGGCCAACTGGGGGGACCAGGAAGGAGGGCCTGGGTTTGCTtctgtggggaggacaggaggggcAGTCAGAGAGTGGAGAACAGCATGAGGAAGGGCACTGCTGGGGGCCAGCATCTGCCAATGCCCAGGGCCTCCATGGGCACCAGAACGTATGGCCCTCACCCCACACGTGCCAGCCACAGCCAGAACCAGGGGGCATGAGGGAACTTGGGCCCCAGCCTGCAGCCTAGGCCCCGAGGAGACAGCCCCGAGAAGGCGGTGGCCTGAGGCCAGGGCCAGCATCTGGGCTGTGGGCTGCGCCCCGCTATGTCCCATGGCGCCCACACACCTGTATTCAGGATAGGAGCATCACAAGGGGGAGTCTCTTCCTGACGGCTCAGCCCTGCAGGGCTGTCTTCTCTGGGCTTCCCAGAACCACCTCTCCTGGCCCTCACACAACCCGGCGTGGGGGTACATCGTTAGCCCCATTGACAGGTGACAAaaaggaagcccagagaggctgagtcACCTGTGCAGGGGACACGCAGAAGTATAATCCCGCATGACTTCCGGCACCCCCTGCCGTTCCTGGCTCTGTGTGCCCTTCCGTCCTGCCTGACTGCTCggggctcctcctcttccttgtgCCCTTCCAGGCCCATGAGCAGAGCCGCTCACCCCTCCTCCTTGGATCTACTCAGCCGCCGTCTCCCCAGGTCTCTCCTAGTAAGCCACCAAGACGGGTCAGAAAGCCGGGAACCGCATGGTTCACGTGAGCCCCAGCCAGCCTcactcctggcacacagtagctgCCTCGCACATGCTTGGTAACTAAGGGTACCTCTCACCCTGCCTGCTGCCCACACACCAGAGATGGCCTCAACACAGCTGGCTCTGTGGCTCTCCACTCCTCCTCTCAGAAGGGCAAGAGAGAAGCAATGTCCTGTGTGTCACTGGAGTCCAGGAGGGCGCTTTCCTGCTCTGGAGCCCCCCGGCCAGCACTGACCTGCCCGCTTTGGGGCTCCGGGACCCTCTGTGTCCTTGCAGGTCTGAGGGCTCTGAGGCTTCAGGGTTTCAGTGAGGGTCCAGGAGCCTCTAGTGAGGCTGGGTTCCTGCCCCCTGGGTGACCAGGAGACCTTCCCTCCCGCCACACTATGGTCtttgccctgccctgggctctgcccAAGAAGATACAGCCCCACTCTCTCAGGGACCCACCTGCTTCTACTCCCCACTCATCTACTCACAGACCCTCCCTGCCCTCAGAACCCCCGGCCTCATCTCCTTACAGGACTTGGGTGGCCAGAAGGGGTCTCGCAGCTGGCTTCTGTACCTGCAGGGACAGAAGGGCCCCAAAGAGACCTGCTCCTTGCTCAAAATAGACACAGGAAAACTCACAGGGAGAACAAAGAGGAGTTGGATTAACATTCAAATAATGCGTCCTGCGGCCCCGCCATGGAGGGGCCGGAGGGGCCCCATGTGCACGCTTTGCCCCCagcctctgtctctccttccagTTCAAGTGCTGCGGGAGTAACAGCTCTGCCGACTGGCAGCACAGCGCCTACATCCTGTCTCAGGAGGCCGAGGGCCGCCGGGTGCCGGACAGCTGCTGCAAGACGGTGGTGACCCGCTGTGGCCAGCGGGCCCATCCCTCCAACATCTACAAGGTGGAGGTAAGCGCCCAAGGTCCCGGCCATCCAGgaacccccgcccccaacccgcGAGGGACAGGGACATGGGGACTGGGGGCGCAGGACACACACACTGACCTTGAGGCAAGAAGAGGCCCTCAATGGTCTGCACAAAGCCCTGGGGAATTCTGAGACATCATGCAGGCCCCTGGGTCACCTGCAAAGCCTGTGGGCAACTGAAAGGCTGGACCAGACTATTTAAGCCTCTggcctgccttcagctgggtGGACTGCAGTTCCCCTGCCAGCCCTCCCCTCGCCGGCCTCGCCGGCTTCTGGGCCACCTTTGTCACCTGCCCTTACTTTGCAGGGCGGCTGCATCACGAAGCTAGAACAGTTCCTGGCTGACCACCTGCTGCTCATGGGGGCGGTGGGCATCGGGGTGGCCTGTCTGCAGGTGAGCTTTGTGGTGGGGTGGACTTGGGACAGGGGGTTGTCTAGAAGATCTGGGAACCCCTCTCCCATTGGCGAGGATTGCAAATCACCTACTGTCTGCACACCCCTgtgctgccctgccctcccctcccctccttctctccccacctttcCTCGGCAGCCAAGGGTGAATCACATAGTCACTCTGTTCCCcagaaaagatgaaggaaaatgcCCGGGGGCCCTGGGGGCCCTCTTGAACTTATAAGAGACCTGGGAGGAGTGTGCATGCGTGTGAGCTCAGGTATGTGCTGCGccgtgtgtgtgcacacgggcATGTATGCATAGCctgctggggtgtgtgtgggccGCGGGCTGTCTGCATGCATCTCAGCGTATGTGGGGTTGTATGCATGGGTATGTGTATAGGTgtgcttgtgcatgtgtgtgtatgtgcatgtacatGCACtcgtctctgtgtgtgtgtgcgcatggaTGTGTGCTAATGGATGTGTGCTCCCTGTGCACACCCAGGTCTCCACCCTGAGCTAGGCCTTCTGCTGTCTCAGGGCTCCATCTGGCCCCCCGCTAACCCACAGGATGTCGGTGGTGCTCTCGCAGTGGCTCCAGTCCAGGGTCCATAGAGGGGAGTCAGGAGGGGCACCCTGGGGTGGGGCAGATACAGGCAGCAAGAGCCCAGCCGGAGTTCCAGGCTGCCCGGCCCTTCCCGCTCCTTGGACCACAGGCACTGACCAGGGGACGGGTGAGAACAGTGGCTGGGGCatcagaggccctggggccaacCCTGCCTCTGGTCCTGTGCCCCTCAGAGCCCTTACATCCCTGCCCCACCACGGCTTCCTCCACAAAATGGGGATCATATCCCCAACACATAAGGTCTAGATCCGAATGAGGTGATGAATGTGACCCACTCTCTGTGCCCGGCACACGTGAAGGCCTCCCCATAAGTGCACATGGCTATTGTCCAGCCATCTGCAGACCTCAGAGTGGTCTCAGGTACTTTCAGTCATCGGATCCCCACCGCATCCTGAGACCCCGCACCCAGCGAGTGTCCGcattctcccattttacagatcagaaagTTGAGACCCAGAGGAAAAACTTCCCAAGGGTGTCACATCCTGAACAGGCACCCAGGTCTCCTGGCTCTTGGTCTTTTGCTTTCCCCAGCTccttccagcccctcccccaccccgccccagcagAGAGTTCCATGGAAAGCAAAGCTGGGGCTGTAGCAGCAGCTGGTGTGGAGAACCTGCCAGGGTGGGGCTCGTCCCAGATCACCACATGGCTTAGCCACGTCTGCCTGTGCGCCCCGGGGGATCTAGCAGCAGCCTCACCCCCGGGGCTCTACCCGCTGGAGGGGGGCACCCAGCAACCCGGGGCTGGTTATtccatctctgggcctcaggtcctcgtttgtaaaatggggctaattaTCCCTAGTTTGGTGAGAGGATTAGcaatatatatgtaaatcacTTGGCTCATCGCTGAGCAGAtagcaggtgttcaataaatggtatccATCATTATTTGATTCATTTCCACGTGGACACATTGTCTCTCGAAAAAGCCTTCTCAGAAAGTTGTTTCCTGCCACTCCAACCCCACTGGTTCGCAGGCAGGCCAGGAGCCCCGGGGGGACATCAGACGCCCCCTCTCTGCATTTCCCTAGCACAGGCCTTCTGAGCTGGGCAGTTGCCGCCGGGGCCTGAGGAAGGGCTGCTGTGTGCTCCAGCCCCTGGGTCCACTGAAGTTTCCAGAAACCTGCTGTCTGCTTCAGGTGTGTGGACCTGTGCAGCATGAACACTGACCAGGCCGGGGCCACATTCTCCACCCCTTTCTTCCAGACCTCTCTGGCCTTGGGAGCCTGTAGAAGCTGAGGACAGGGTCAGTGAGGCCCGGGTCAGGGAGGGATCTGCCAGTACCCCAAGCCTAAGGTCAAGGTGAAACAAGGGAGGAGGCAGATGCTGCCCAGGGGACCATCTTGTCGGGCAGGCTGCCGCGGGCCTGCAGAGGCttcctcctcacacacacacccccatgaAATCTCGGTCCCCCTCAGCTCGCTGTCCCTCAGAAGGAGCTTCCTCTGGCCTCCGCTGTGGGCCCCACCGTTGTccagcctctcccctccttcGGGCTCCTGCTGGCGCTATGGCAGCCAAGCCTCGGTTACAGCGCCCTCTGCTGGCCGATGCTGGAACTAAGCTCCCCAAGCCCAGGTTGGCCGCCAGCCTGGAGGAAGGGCTCAGGCCTGGCCTGGGCCCGGGCTCCCAATCCTCATGCACCAGAGCAGGCGCCAGGCGCCTTCCCCACCCATGCCCCCAGCCTGGTCCTTCCAAGACCCCCAAGGCTCAGGAGATAAGGCGGTGTCCTGCTTCCCTGGTCTCCAGGACCAGAGGAGACCTTGCTATGAAGTCAGAGGGCCTCCCCTCTTAGTATGTGACCTTGAGGAAGTCAcattccctctctgagcctcgggttCCTTTCCTATAAAACGGAGGAGGTAGACGTTTTCAAGCCTTCCGTGAAGAGGCAGTCTTTCCTGATCTGCCTAGGTGAGACATGGGGTGGAGCTGCTCAGGTTGAAGCAGGGGTTGGGCTCTAAGTTCCATGATTTCAGGTAAGGATGCCACCTCGGTGAGACTCATGTGCTGCAGTATTCTAGAAGGTCAAAGCACGTCTTGTAAATGGTGTGAATGCCAATCAGAAAATGCGActgtttgtttggggtttggcCACGAGTGTCTTGTGGCCCCGTGGTTGTGTGGACAGACACTAATACTGGTGGCAGGCTGGAGGGACACAGGATCTCCACAGAGCCTCCGTGGCCGCAGGCTTCAACCTTGGCTGCACAAGGGGGCCACCTGGCAAGCTGGAACTGGCCAGGCTACACCGCAGCACCGTCAAATCACACCGTCTGGGGCTTTGGCACCCAGACGCCAGCATCCTGTAAAGCTCCCTGGTGGGTTCCGTGTGCACCCAGGCTGAGAACACTGGCCCGTGTGAGTGACAGGAGCCACGGAGCACCTGGAAGTCAGACGTGGGAGAGGTCAGGCGCCAGGAGAAGATGGCGCCATCACTGAAGTCCTTAAGCACCCGAAGgcagatggggggcggggggagcaagGGGACGTTCCCAGGAGGGACCAGAGGACAGACAGGAGCCACAAGTAGAAGttacaaggagacagagaggagaattTGTTAACAATGAGAATTTTCTAGCAGCAGTCCCTGCGGAACACAAAGCTGTGTGCGGCTGCAGGTGCAGCAAAGCCGGGGGTCTGGCCAGGACACTGCAGCGGGGCGCCCTGTCCTTGGTAGGCGGCTCGTCCCTCCCACGCTGCAGCCAGACGTTCTGGGCATGCACCTGTTCCTTCCAGCAAGACCCTGCAGGGCCCCTCTGTCCACCCCAGGCTTGGGATTCAAGACTCGGGATTTTCAGACTGGAAAGGGATAACTGGGGCCTTGAGGGGCCTCCAAATCAGACTTTTCCTTCTAGGAGGTGCAGTGAGCCTTGGTCGTATGGGATCAGGCTCAGACTGTCTGGGATGAGGCAGAGAACGCTGGGCCCACCCTGTTCCTATGCCTCTGAAGACACCCAGCCCCTCACTGGCTCCCAGCCACACAGCCGCCAGCTTCCCTTCTTATGGGCAGACTACTCTGGCAGGGAAACTTCTGCCCTGAAAGGATGTAGCGGCTCAGCTCCCTTTCCTACCGCCCTGCTCACACACATACTCTGGAAGCCTCCACGCAGAGGCTGAAGGGAGAGCTGCTCTGTGCCCGGTGCCAGGCCTACAAGTGGGCAGGATGTGTCCCCTTCTTCCAGCAAGCTTTCACTCAAGGGAGGGGACACACAGAACATGGGTTGTCGCCTGCAGTCAGGGGTGCTGTGCAAGTGTGAGACTTGGTGTTTGGGGGAGCTCATAGGAGGCTATAACCTGTCATgggcagtcagggaaggcttcc
Protein-coding regions in this window:
- the TSPAN11 gene encoding tetraspanin-11, with the protein product MAHYKAEQDDWLIVYLKYLLFVFNFFFWVGGAAVMAVGVWTLVEKSGYLSVLASSTFAASAYILIFAGALVMVTGFLGFGAIIREDRSCLSTYFCLLLVIFLVELVAGVLAHLYYQRLSDELKQHLARTLAENYRQPGAADITTSVDRLQQDFKCCGSNSSADWQHSAYILSQEAEGRRVPDSCCKTVVTRCGQRAHPSNIYKVEGGCITKLEQFLADHLLLMGAVGIGVACLQICGMVLTCCLHQRLQLHFY